The Lycium ferocissimum isolate CSIRO_LF1 chromosome 10, AGI_CSIRO_Lferr_CH_V1, whole genome shotgun sequence genome window below encodes:
- the LOC132035142 gene encoding uncharacterized protein LOC132035142, translated as MEEDQDMKFVCKLCNKRCPSGKSLGGHMRSHVLANSTEFDEKIEANKLKKVESWTSSSGKNQSKFESGYGLRENPKKTRRAEDYTLCYSDSPKILPHTNFAGSDTHPSTFQSQSNIDSKYSLLPQEKVCQQCGKVFQSMKALCGHMACHSEKDRGGLKDVDDNSWTSDSNSDTEADELISQKCRSKTTKRYKKVVVKSLNNYNCSSSVSEIDHQDQEQEEVAKCLMMLSRDSWIWNNGVNSFVETSDNNSVVLETKLSSNDIRNNARKNKNLKRAYDQDEKPRTKKRKAETEPEYSDSDYYLGENGKVESDGSVEGFLGNGNCKWSTSKMSLGAWLDEHRTNEKKGKNRIKRYVTESRKDLSKKFEHDGYGLASNSDIRESRKVNTDRYNDSEEKKLGLKGPQDCKDNINKKRKYECLNCKKTFGSYQALGGHRPCHKKINDHSESTYETGENSLGGTDNDPKCINIDKHRDGFRDKKTMVLAQDLPYEPEKKVKLKKSKGHKCPFCDRMFKSGQALGGHKRSHFIHGGDQENLNQQPSAVKRKVPDLLDLNLPAPVDEEDDEHAQFMSW; from the coding sequence ATGGAAGAAGATCAAGATATGAAATTTGTGTGCAAGTTGTGTAACAAGAGGTGTCCAAGTGGGAAGTCACTTGGGGGTCACATGAGGTCTCATGTACTTGCAAATTCAACtgaatttgatgaaaaaattGAAGCTAATAAGTTGAAAAAGGTGGAATCTTGGACTAGTAGTAGTGGGAAGAATCAATCAAAATTTGAATCTGGTTATGGGCTTAGAGAGAACCCCAAGAAAACTAGGAGGGCTGAGGATTATACGTTATGTTACTCTGACTCTCCAAAAATACTGCCGCACACTAATTTTGCAGGATCTGACACGCATCCGTCGACATTTCAGAGTCAGAGCAATATAGATTCTAAGTACTCTCTTTTGCCTCAAGAAAAAGTCTGCCAGCAATGTGGCAAAGTGTTTCAATCAATGAAAGCTTTGTGTGGTCATATGGCTTGTCACTCAGAAAAAGATAGAGGGGGCTTGAAAGATGTTGATGATAACTCATGGACTAGTGATAGCAATTCAGATACTGAAGCTGATGAGTTGATCAGCCAGAAATGCCGATCAAAAACTACTAAGAGGTACAAAAAGGTTGTAGTTAAGTCTTTGAATAATTATAATTGTTCGTCGTCTGTGTCTGAGATTGATCATCAAGatcaagaacaagaagaagTAGCCAAGTGTTTGATGATGTTGTCAAGGGATTCTTGGATTTGGAATAATGGTGTCAATTCATTTGTGGAGACTTCTGATAACAATTCTGTTGTTTTAGAGACCAAATTGTCGTCTAATGATATCCGGAATAATGCTAGAAAGAATAAAAATCTTAAACGTGCCTACGATCAAGATGAAAAGCCTCGAACCAAGAAAAGGAAAGCTGAAACTGAACCTGAGTACTCTGATTCAGACTACTACTTAGGTGAAAATGGGAAAGTCGAATCAGATGGCTCTGTTGAGGGGTTCTTAGGGAATGGTAATTGCAAATGGAGTACATCTAAAATGAGCCTTGGAGCTTGGTTAGACGAACATAGGACCAatgagaaaaagggaaaaaacagAATTAAAAGATATGTAACAGAGTCAAGGAAGGATTTGAGCAAGAAATTTGAACATGATGGTTATGGATTAGCCTCAAATTCGGATATACGTGAATCAAGAAAGGTAAACACGGATCGATATAACGATTCCGAGGAGAAAAAGCTTGGTCTTAAGGGTCCTCAGGATTGCAAAGATAATATTAATAAGAAGAGAAAATATGAGTGTTTGAACTGCAAGAAGACATTTGGTTCTTATCAGGCTCTTGGTGGACATAGACCTTGCCACAAAAAAATCAATGACCATTCTGAATCAACATATGAAACTGGTGAGAATAGCCTTGGTGGTACTGATAATGATCCTAAATGCATAAACATTGACAAGCATAGGGACGGTTTTCGCGACAAAAAAACAATGGTTCTTGCTCAAGATCTGCCTTATGAGCCTGAGAAAAAGGTTAAACTGAAGAAATCCAAAGGACACAAATGCCCGTTTTGCGATAGGATGTTTAAGTCTGGACAAGCTTTAGGAGGCCACAAAAGGTCACATTTTATTCATGGTGGTGATCAGGAGAATCTCAATCAACAACCTTCAGCAGTCAAGCGCAAAGTTCCTGATTTACTCGATCTTAATCTTCCTGCTCCAGTTGACGAGGAGGACGATGAGCATGCCCAATTCATGTCTTGGTAG
- the LOC132034673 gene encoding uncharacterized protein LOC132034673, whose product MALRVLEINIKKSMECNIDFNGERGFEISDGPYQHTVDLRNRTCSCRAWMLKGIPCQHALAAILYKKYEPIEFVDSCYSKETYLRTYCHFLQPVTNMKMWPESNNPYVAPPVVKPMPMDQRRSGEEKPLSQKDMHIRSADVIGDLGHKARTGVRWKGQAAMTSSQLEEMRVKKRKKVTATQNSQTKDP is encoded by the exons ATGGCACTGAGGGTACTAGAAATCAACATAAAGAAGTCAATGGAATGTAATATTGATTTCAATGGTGAGAGAGGGTTTGAAATTAGTGATGGGCCATATCAACATACTGTTGATTTGAGAAATAGAACTTGCAGTTGTAGGGCCTGGATGCTCAAGGGAATACCATGTCAACATGCCCTTGCTGCCATATTATATAAGAAGTATGAACCCATTGAGTTTGTTGATAGTTGCTACAGTAAGGAGACCTACTTGAGGACTTATTGTCATTTTCTTCAACCAGTTACTAATATGAAAATGTGGCCCGAGTCCAATAACCCCTATGTTGCACCACCAGTTGTAAAGCCTATGCCAATGGACCAAAGAAGGTCAGGAGAAGAGAAGCCACTGAGTCAAAAAGATATG CATATAAGGTCAGCTGATGTTATTGGGGACCTTGGTCACAAAGCAAGGACTGGAGTGAGGTGGAAGGGCCAAGCAGCAATGACATCAAGCCAGCTTGAAGAGATGAgggtaaagaaaaggaaaaaagtgacAGCAACCCAGAACTCGCAGACAAAGGATCCATAG
- the LOC132035143 gene encoding glutathione S-transferase U17-like yields the protein MFHYNIQSESLRRTELSNMAGSSIKVLGTRPSPFVNRVEIALNIKSVDYEFITEDIFNKSELLLNSNPAHKKIPVLIHGNKPICESLVIVQYIDETWTNGPSILPSDPHDRAIARFWATYVENKWFPFMLEVREAVGKDEKEAALQKIVEGLCLLEEAFVKCSKGKDFFGGDNIGYIDITLGCFLGWIRAMEMMLGLNLIYEAQTPGLAGWAERFLSEKVVKDVILSPDKLVEIYSLLQAQKQGASAN from the exons ATGTTTCATTACAATATACAATCAGAGTCATTAAGAAGAACTGAATTGAGCAATATGGCAGGAAGTAGCATTAAGGTTCTTGGTACACGTCCAAGTCCATTTGTGAATCGAGTTGAAATAGCCCTCAACATTAAATCTGTGGATTATGAGTTCATTACAGAGGATATTTTCAATAAAAGTGAGCTTCTCCTTAACTCAAATCCTGCTCATAAGAAAATCCCAGTTCTAATCCATGGTAATAAGCCTATTTGTGAGTCCCTTGTAATTGTCCAATATATTGATGAGACATGGACTAATGGCCCATCCATTCTCCCTTCTGATCCCCATGACCGTGCCATTGCTAGATTTTGGGCTACCTATGTAGAAAACAAG TGGTTCCCttttatgttggaagtgagaGAGGCAGTAGGAAAGGATGAAAAGGAAGCAGCATTACAGAAAATCGTAGAAGGGTTGTGCCTATTAGAAGAGGCATTTGTCAAGTGTAGCAAAGGGAAAGATTTCTTTGGTGGAGACAATATTGGTTATATTGACATTACTTTGGGCTGCTTCTTAGGGTGGATAAGGGCAATGGAGATGATGTTGGGCCTCAATTTAATATATGAAGCCCAAACACCAGGATTGGCTGGTTGGGCTGAGAGGTTCTTGTCAGAGAAAGTTGTCAAGGATGTCATTTTGAGTCCAGACAAACTTGTTGAGATTTATAGCTTACTGCAGGCCCAAAAACAAGGTGCTAGTGCAAACTAG